In Candida orthopsilosis Co 90-125, chromosome 4 draft sequence, a single genomic region encodes these proteins:
- a CDS encoding Cdc54 pre-replication complex helicase subunit, translating into MSSSPPHSSNNANTFMGDSLDRNSESISQSQQQSVVPSSPLFFNSSNPGSDIANSQNRGNDMSSPLHYTSSVHPTSEIGNFSSQRANRVHDVDRIMRRHQRSDINDAASSPSRRTFAQTRGNRQDSSLRSTSSAFNSDLVEPDEPTRVIWGTNVSIQECSLIFREFLLSFKYRYRKEADQQEVEPEDHELYYVSKLNTIRELGLNNLNLDAKNLLCYPPTRKLYHQLINYPQEIIPIMDHTIKDCLIQIIQDSDEDDIPAKLDEVETRVYTIRPYNINLVEKGMRELNPNDIDKLVSVKGLTLRSTPIIPDMKVAFFKCNVCGHTVGVEIDRGVISEPTKCPREVCGQSNSMVLIHNRSSFADKQVVRLQETPDLVPDGQTPHSINLCVYDELVDTCRAGDRIEVCGIFRSLPVRANSRQRALKSLYKTYLDIVHIKKIDKKRLGADITTLENELAEKDQDVEETRKITPEEEAQLKEISQRDDLYEVLARSLAPSIYEMDDVKKGILLQLFGGTNKTFRKGGRYRGDINILLCGDPSTSKSQILQYVHKIAPRGVYTSGKGSSAVGLTAYITRDVDTKQLVLESGALVLSDGGVCCIDEFDKMSDSTRSVLHEVMEQQTISIAKAGIITTLNARTSILASANPINSRYDPNLPVTANIDLPPPLLSRFDLVYLILDKVDERLDRQLARHLTQMYLEDAPDTVTNNYVLPVEQLALYIQYAKENFNPTITEEAKNELVRAYVEMRKLGEDARLSEKRITATTRQLESMIRLSEAHAKMRFSNRVQLIDVKEAVRLIKSAIKDYATDPVTGRIDMDMVQTGTTSQQRRIREDLVNEILKILDENNNLIRFNDLTMKLNERSSFRIENSDISDGLKRLQQEGKIIETGENHRRTIKKIAVI; encoded by the coding sequence atgtcTTCGTCGCCACCACATAGCAGCAACAATGCTAACACTTTTATGGGTGATTCGCTTGATAGGAATTCAGAATCCATTTCTcaaagtcaacaacaatcagtTGTACCTTCTTCACcattatttttcaattcgtCAAACCCTGGTTCAGATATCGCCAATTCACAAAATAGAGGAAATGATATGTCTTCACCTTTACACTATACATCGTCAGTTCATCCTACTTCTGAAATTGGTAACTTTAGTTCTCAAAGAGCTAATAGAGTTCATGATGTTGATAGAATAATGAGAAGACACCAAAGGAGTGATATAAATGATGCCGCTTCATCACCACTGAGAAGAACTTTTGCACAGACACGTGGTAACAGGCAGGACTCTTCATTAAGATCAACTTCGTCTGCGTTCAACTCTGATCTTGTTGAACCTGATGAACCAACTAGAGTTATTTGGGGTACCAATGTATCCATTCAAGAATGTTCCCTCATCTTTAGAGAGTTTTTATTGAGCTTCAAGTACAGGTACAGAAAAGAAGCCGATCAACAAGAGGTTGAACCTGAGGATCATGAATTGTACTATGTAAGCAAGTTAAACACCATTAGAGAATTGGGACTAAACAATCTCAACTTGGATGCAAAGAATTTATTGTGTTACCCTCCTACCAGGAAATTGTATCATcagttgatcaattacCCACAAGAAATCATCCCAATTATGGATCACACCATTAAGGattgtttgattcaaattattcaagacagtgatgaagatgacaTTCCGGCAAAACTAGATGAAGTTGAGACCAGAGTGTACACTATCCGCCCTTACAATATCAACTTGGTGGAAAAAGGTATGAGAGAATTGAATCCAAACgatattgacaaattaGTCAGTGTCAAGGGTCTCACTCTACGTTCAACTCCAATTATTCCAGATATGAAGGTtgcatttttcaaatgtaatGTATGTGGTCACACAGTTggagttgaaattgatcgAGGTGTCATTTCTGAACCCACAAAGTGTCCCAGGGAGGTTTGCGgtcaatcaaattcaatggtTTTGATTCACAACCGTTCTTCATTTGCTGATAAACAAGTTGTTAGATTGCAAGAGACACCAGATTTGGTTCCTGATGGACAAACACCTCATTCCATTAACTTATGTGTTTACGATGAATTGGTGGATACTTGCCGTGCCGGTGATCGTATTGAAGTGTGTGGAATATTCCGGTCATTGCCAGTTAGGGCCAATTCAAGGCAACGTGCTTTAAAGAGTTTGTACAAGACGTATTTAGATATTGTTCATATTAAAAAGATTGACAAGAAACGTCTTGGTGCTGATATTACCACATTGGAGAATGAATTAGCTGAAAAGGATCAAGATGTTGAGGAAACTAGAAAAATTACCCCTGAGGAGGAGgctcaattgaaagagatTTCACAAAGGGATGACCTATATGAAGTGTTGGCAAGGTCATTGGCTCCATCGATCTATGAAATGGATGATGTGAAAAAGGGtattcttttgcaattaTTTGGTGGAACCAACAAGACCTTCAGAAAAGGTGGTAGATATAGAGGTGATATCAACATCTTACTTTGTGGTGATCCATCAACTTCGAAGTCGCAGATTTTACAATACGTTCATAAAATTGCACCAAGAGGTGTTTACACTTCGGGTAAAGGTTCATCAGCTGTTGGTTTGACAGCTTATATCACAAGAGATGTTGACACTAAACAATTGGTTTTGGAAAGTGGTGCTTTGGTGTTATCTGATGGTGgtgtttgttgtattgatgaatttgataagaTGAGTGATTCCACTAGGTCGGTTTTGCATGAAGTGAtggaacaacaaacaatcTCCATTGCCAAAGCAGGTATCATCACTACGTTGAATGCAAGAACCTCAATTTTGGCTTCGGCGAATCCAATAAATTCTCGTTATGATCCAAATTTACCCGTCACCGCAAATATAGACTTGCCACCACCATTATTATCAcgttttgatttggtttatttgattttggataaagttgatgaaaggCTTGATAGACAATTAGCTAGACATTTGACACAAATGTATTTGGAAGACGCGCCAGATACAGTTACCAACAATTATGTGTTACCAGTTGAACAATTGGCATTATATATTCAATACGCCAAGGAGAATTTCAATCCAACAATAACTGAAGAAGCCAAGAATGAATTGGTTCGAGCATATGTTGAAATGAGGAAGTTAGGTGAAGATGCTCGATTATCAGAAAAGAGAATCACTGCAACTACTAGACAGTTGGAATCTATGATTAGATTGAGTGAAGCTCATGCTAAGATGAGATTTTCCAATAGAGTGCAACTAATTGATGTTAAGGAAGCAGTCAGGTTGATTAAATCAGCTATCAAAGATTATGCTACTGATCCAGTAACTGGTAGAATTGATATGGATATGGTCCAGACTGGTACTACTTCGCAACAAAGACGTATTAGGGAAGATTTGGtcaatgaaattttgaaaatcctTGATGAGAATAACAACTTAATAAGGTTTAATGATTTAACTATGAAGCTTAATGAACGAAGTTCATTTAGGATTGAGAATCTGGATATCAGTGATGGATTAAAGAGGTTACAACAAGAGGGAAAGATAATTGAAACTGGTGAAAATCATAGAAGAACCATCAAAAAGATTGCCGTGATTTAA